A stretch of Mesorhizobium sp. M2A.F.Ca.ET.046.03.2.1 DNA encodes these proteins:
- a CDS encoding alkaline phosphatase, which translates to MDKLSLTRRAFVTSASAFGLVGASGLALPYYSRASQRPAFTHGVQSGDVDATSGMVWTRTDRPARVMYEVSTTESFANATRLAPLDTSPASDCTVKRLLTDLASDQDIFYRMIAADLSDINAVSEPIVGRFRTAPSSKRDVRFAWSGDTAGQGWGIDETGMKTYSTIAKHTPDFFLHSGDTIYADGALKDEVDLPGGGKWKNVVMLDGKRKVAETLDEYRDQWKYNMMDKHVLALSAICPTFYQWDDHEVLNNWSDSKDLSKDDRYKEKSIHVLAARAARAFHEMTTIRYEPSEPGRVYRKISHGPLLDVFFLDMRSYRGPNGANLDETLTPKSRMIGEEQSKWLKRELANSKATWKVIAADMPLGLVVWDDAAKKAGFEAVSNNDNGKPKGRELEFADVLRFIKTAGITNTVWLTADVHYTAAHYYNPGKAQFQDFNPFWEFVSGPIHAGTFGPNDLDMTFGPELKFIKAPTAEQGQNLPPSAGLQFFGLVDISGATEQLTVRLMDRDDNELYKVTLDPVRSA; encoded by the coding sequence ATGGACAAGCTTTCCCTTACCCGCCGCGCTTTCGTCACCTCGGCCAGCGCCTTCGGCCTTGTCGGCGCCTCCGGTCTGGCGCTGCCCTATTATTCCCGCGCCAGCCAGCGGCCGGCCTTCACGCATGGCGTGCAGTCCGGCGACGTCGACGCCACGTCCGGCATGGTGTGGACGCGCACCGACCGGCCCGCGCGCGTTATGTATGAAGTGTCGACCACCGAAAGTTTTGCAAACGCCACAAGGCTCGCGCCGCTCGATACGTCGCCGGCCAGCGACTGCACGGTGAAGCGGCTGCTCACCGATCTCGCCTCCGACCAGGACATCTTCTACCGCATGATCGCGGCCGACCTGTCCGACATCAACGCCGTCTCCGAGCCGATCGTCGGCCGTTTCCGCACCGCGCCGTCCTCGAAGCGCGACGTGCGCTTCGCCTGGTCAGGCGACACCGCCGGCCAGGGCTGGGGCATCGACGAGACCGGCATGAAGACCTATTCGACCATCGCCAAGCACACGCCGGACTTCTTCCTGCATTCGGGCGACACGATCTATGCCGACGGCGCGCTGAAGGACGAGGTCGACCTGCCCGGCGGCGGCAAGTGGAAGAACGTTGTCATGCTCGACGGCAAGCGCAAGGTCGCCGAGACGCTGGACGAATATCGCGACCAGTGGAAATACAACATGATGGACAAGCATGTGCTTGCCCTCTCGGCCATCTGCCCGACCTTCTACCAATGGGACGACCACGAGGTGCTCAACAACTGGTCGGACTCGAAGGACCTCAGCAAGGACGACCGCTACAAGGAAAAGTCGATCCATGTGCTGGCGGCCAGGGCCGCGCGCGCCTTCCATGAGATGACCACCATCCGTTACGAGCCGTCGGAGCCGGGCCGCGTCTACCGCAAGATCTCGCATGGGCCGCTGCTCGACGTGTTCTTCCTCGACATGCGCTCCTATCGCGGCCCGAACGGCGCCAACCTGGATGAAACGCTGACGCCGAAGTCGCGCATGATCGGCGAAGAGCAGTCCAAGTGGCTGAAGCGCGAGCTGGCAAACTCGAAGGCGACGTGGAAGGTCATCGCCGCCGACATGCCGCTCGGCCTCGTCGTCTGGGACGACGCGGCGAAGAAGGCCGGCTTCGAGGCCGTCAGCAACAACGACAACGGCAAGCCGAAGGGGCGCGAGCTCGAATTCGCCGATGTGCTGCGCTTCATCAAGACTGCCGGCATCACCAACACCGTCTGGCTCACCGCCGACGTGCACTACACGGCGGCGCATTACTACAACCCCGGCAAGGCGCAGTTCCAGGATTTCAATCCGTTCTGGGAATTCGTGTCCGGCCCGATCCATGCCGGCACCTTCGGCCCCAACGACCTCGACATGACCTTCGGGCCGGAGCTGAAATTCATCAAGGCGCCGACCGCCGAGCAGGGCCAGAACCTGCCGCCGTCGGCCGGCCTGCAGTTCTTCGGGCTGGTCGATATTTCGGGTGCGACGGAGCAGCTCACGGTGCGGCTGATGGATCGCGACGACAACGAGCTTTACAAGGTGACGCTGGACCCGGTGCGATCGGCTTGA
- a CDS encoding LysE family translocator — MHLASLLIFAAALFVAAGSPGPSIAALVARVISKGFRDVFPFLLAMWIGEAIWLSLAVFGLAVVAQTFHYAFVVVKWIGVTYLAWLAFKMWTAPVEAKEGEMPREDSPVKLFFAGMAMTLGNPKIMMFYLALLPTIIDLASVSVVGWVELTLTMAVVLVVIDLAWVLAASQARRLLKSKRAMKIANRVSATTMAGAAAAIAAR, encoded by the coding sequence ATGCATCTCGCCTCGCTGCTGATCTTCGCCGCCGCGCTCTTTGTCGCCGCCGGTTCGCCCGGCCCATCGATCGCCGCACTCGTGGCGCGGGTGATCTCGAAAGGGTTCCGCGACGTCTTCCCGTTCCTGCTGGCGATGTGGATCGGCGAGGCGATCTGGCTGTCGCTGGCGGTGTTCGGGCTGGCCGTAGTGGCGCAGACCTTCCACTACGCCTTCGTCGTCGTGAAGTGGATTGGCGTGACCTATCTCGCCTGGCTAGCGTTCAAGATGTGGACGGCGCCGGTCGAGGCCAAGGAAGGCGAGATGCCGCGCGAGGATTCGCCTGTGAAACTGTTCTTTGCCGGCATGGCGATGACGCTCGGCAACCCGAAGATCATGATGTTCTATCTGGCGCTGCTGCCGACCATCATCGATCTCGCCTCGGTCAGCGTCGTCGGCTGGGTCGAGCTGACGCTGACAATGGCTGTCGTGTTGGTCGTCATCGACCTAGCCTGGGTGCTGGCCGCTTCGCAGGCGCGCCGGCTTCTGAAAAGCAAGCGCGCCATGAAGATCGCCAACCGCGTCAGCGCCACGACCATGGCGGGCGCCGCCGCGGCAATCGCCGCGCGATAG
- a CDS encoding aromatic amino acid ammonia-lyase, with product MLDRITKPKPFLCTLTLMAVLAAPPAQAFEAAAAYQPIFETAADKTITLTGHDLSIDQVIAIARNGAKVELSPQALQRSADAYGLLLEGAAEGVTIYWFNRGAGDQRETVIFSGDPTSSENMKLLKDQQLARFKGGVNRGYGPELQEEALVRAIMAIRANTMSYEAASPQLTHMLVDMLNKRVTPIVQSRGTLGEGDLATLGNIGAAMVGEGDAYLKGVRMPAAQALEQAGLKPLEPFAADQAALISTNAYAQAQAVLLLEDARKLLEWTDLSYAMGLNGMNSSVTPISAPVQSMRPYPWLTWDAARVMDMINGSYLFDNDPARIIQDPESMRASSQRQGSAWQAWADLRDSVLLSINSSDHNPAILPGLTPQSSPELSTPQFMKYYIKGGSLSNGKSGYIFSNANWDPYPMANQVEALTNALTNLGVAVAQRIERFRNPFFTVVKPADVLKPDERKDIPSFDGYLPTDLWQELAELGSPVMPNGQAIVATVEDLEAQTRIKTQRARDAVDVSFHLVAQDLLTASYWMEIRKAQNSERKFGAAPTAALAALRQVIPWHQAASERPKRPLGMVAYDFMQENPAAKFYSGGPQAPKPAPLPSAGVLPK from the coding sequence ATGCTGGACCGGATTACCAAGCCCAAGCCTTTTCTCTGTACCCTGACCCTGATGGCGGTGCTTGCCGCGCCTCCTGCCCAAGCGTTCGAAGCGGCGGCCGCCTACCAGCCCATTTTCGAGACGGCGGCCGACAAGACGATCACGCTGACCGGTCACGATCTGAGCATCGATCAGGTCATCGCCATCGCCCGCAACGGCGCCAAGGTCGAGCTCAGCCCGCAGGCGCTGCAACGTTCGGCGGATGCTTATGGTCTGCTGCTCGAAGGTGCAGCCGAAGGCGTCACGATCTACTGGTTCAATCGCGGCGCCGGCGACCAGCGCGAAACCGTGATCTTTTCCGGCGACCCGACCTCGTCTGAAAACATGAAACTTCTCAAGGACCAGCAGCTCGCCCGCTTCAAGGGCGGCGTCAACCGCGGCTACGGGCCGGAGTTGCAGGAGGAGGCGCTGGTGCGCGCCATCATGGCTATCCGCGCCAACACCATGTCCTATGAGGCGGCCAGCCCGCAGCTGACGCACATGCTTGTCGATATGCTGAACAAGCGCGTCACCCCGATCGTGCAATCGCGCGGCACGCTGGGCGAAGGCGACCTCGCGACGCTCGGCAATATCGGAGCGGCCATGGTCGGCGAAGGCGATGCCTATCTCAAAGGCGTCCGCATGCCGGCCGCGCAGGCGCTCGAACAGGCCGGGCTGAAGCCGCTGGAGCCCTTCGCCGCCGACCAGGCGGCGCTAATCAGCACCAACGCCTATGCGCAGGCGCAAGCCGTGCTGTTGCTGGAGGACGCGCGAAAACTGCTGGAATGGACCGATCTCAGCTACGCCATGGGGCTGAACGGCATGAACTCCAGCGTCACGCCGATCTCCGCGCCTGTTCAGTCGATGCGGCCCTATCCATGGCTGACATGGGACGCCGCCCGCGTCATGGACATGATCAACGGCAGCTATCTCTTCGACAACGATCCGGCCCGCATCATCCAGGATCCGGAAAGCATGCGCGCCTCCAGCCAGCGCCAGGGCTCGGCCTGGCAGGCCTGGGCGGATCTGCGCGATTCCGTCCTGCTGTCGATCAACTCGTCGGATCACAATCCGGCGATCCTGCCCGGCTTGACGCCGCAAAGTTCGCCGGAGCTGAGCACCCCGCAATTCATGAAATATTACATCAAGGGCGGATCGCTGAGTAACGGCAAGTCCGGCTATATCTTCTCCAACGCCAATTGGGACCCCTACCCGATGGCCAACCAGGTCGAGGCCCTCACCAACGCCCTGACCAATCTTGGCGTCGCCGTCGCGCAACGCATCGAACGCTTCCGCAACCCCTTCTTCACCGTGGTCAAGCCGGCCGACGTGCTGAAGCCGGACGAGCGCAAGGACATCCCAAGCTTCGACGGCTACCTGCCGACCGATCTGTGGCAGGAACTGGCCGAACTTGGTTCACCGGTGATGCCGAACGGTCAGGCGATCGTCGCCACGGTCGAGGACCTGGAAGCGCAGACCCGCATCAAGACGCAGCGCGCCCGCGACGCGGTCGACGTGTCGTTCCACCTCGTGGCGCAGGACCTGCTGACGGCAAGCTACTGGATGGAGATCCGCAAGGCGCAGAACTCGGAGCGGAAGTTCGGTGCAGCGCCGACAGCCGCGCTTGCGGCGCTGCGCCAAGTAATCCCCTGGCATCAGGCGGCGTCGGAGCGGCCGAAACGACCGCTCGGCATGGTCGCCTACGACTTCATGCAGGAAAACCCGGCCGCGAAATTCTATTCCGGCGGCCCGCAGGCCCCGAAGCCAGCGCCGCTGCCTTCGGCCGGCGTTTTGCCCAAGTAG
- a CDS encoding YciI family protein, whose amino-acid sequence MAKFLYVYHGSGKMPTDEAERKAAMDAWTGWYGKLGSAVVDGGNPVGMSKTVLPSGKVENNGGSNPTAGYTIVEARDIDDAVAKAKECPILMDPAFSVEIAPIIEMM is encoded by the coding sequence ATGGCGAAATTTCTCTATGTCTATCATGGCTCCGGCAAGATGCCGACTGATGAGGCCGAACGCAAAGCGGCAATGGATGCCTGGACCGGCTGGTACGGCAAGCTGGGCTCGGCCGTGGTCGACGGCGGCAATCCGGTCGGCATGTCCAAGACGGTTCTGCCCAGCGGCAAGGTTGAGAACAATGGCGGCAGCAATCCGACCGCCGGCTACACGATCGTCGAGGCCAGGGACATCGATGATGCCGTCGCCAAAGCCAAGGAGTGCCCGATCCTGATGGACCCGGCCTTCAGCGTCGAGATCGCGCCGATCATCGAGATGATGTAG
- the typA gene encoding translational GTPase TypA, producing the protein MNLRNIAIIAHVDHGKTTLVDQLLKQSGAFRDNQRVAERAMDSNDLEKERGITILAKATSVDWHGTRINIVDTPGHADFGGEVERILSMVDSAIVLVDAAEGPMPQTKFVVGKALKVGLRPIVVINKIDRPDARHVEVVNEVFDLFAALDATDEQLDFPILYGSGRDGWVSENPKGPKDQGLAPLFDLVVKHVPAPTVHPGPFRMIGTILEANPFLGRIITGRIESGTLKANQPVKVLHHDGTQIETGRVSKILAFRGLERQPIDEAQAGDIVAIAGLSKGTVADTFCDPQVSEPLHAQPIDPPTVTMSFLVNDSPLAGTEGDKVTSRVIRDRLLREAEGNVALKIEESAEKDSFFVSGRGELQLAVLIETMRREGFELAVSRPRVVMQKGENGELLEPVEEVVIDVDEEHAGVVVQKMSERKAEMVELRPSGGNRQRLVFHAPTRGLIGYQSELLTDTRGTAVMNRLFFAYEPYKGELPGRTNGVLISNEQGESVAYAMWNLEDRGPMIIDPGVKVYQGMIIGIHSRDNDLEVNVLKGKKLTNIRAAGKDEAVKLTPPIRMTLERALAWIQDDELVEVTPKTIRLRKLYLDPNERKRFEKAAKVMGAA; encoded by the coding sequence ATGAACCTCCGAAATATCGCGATCATCGCGCACGTCGACCATGGCAAAACCACGCTGGTCGATCAGCTTCTGAAACAGTCCGGAGCCTTCCGCGACAACCAGCGCGTCGCCGAACGCGCCATGGATTCCAACGACCTCGAAAAAGAGCGGGGCATCACCATCCTGGCCAAGGCGACCTCGGTCGACTGGCACGGCACCCGCATCAACATCGTCGACACGCCCGGACACGCCGATTTCGGCGGCGAGGTGGAGCGCATCCTGTCGATGGTGGATTCGGCGATCGTGCTCGTCGACGCCGCCGAAGGACCTATGCCGCAGACCAAGTTCGTCGTCGGCAAGGCGCTTAAGGTGGGCTTGCGGCCCATCGTCGTCATCAACAAGATCGACCGTCCGGACGCCCGTCATGTCGAGGTGGTCAACGAGGTGTTCGACCTCTTCGCCGCGCTTGACGCCACCGACGAGCAGCTCGATTTCCCGATCCTCTACGGCTCGGGCCGCGATGGCTGGGTGTCGGAAAACCCCAAAGGTCCGAAGGACCAGGGCCTGGCGCCGCTGTTCGACCTCGTCGTCAAGCACGTGCCGGCGCCGACGGTCCATCCAGGCCCGTTCCGGATGATCGGCACCATCCTGGAAGCCAATCCGTTCCTTGGCCGCATCATCACCGGCCGCATCGAGTCCGGCACGCTGAAGGCCAACCAGCCGGTCAAGGTGCTGCATCATGACGGCACCCAGATCGAAACCGGCCGCGTCTCAAAAATTCTTGCCTTCCGCGGCCTCGAGCGCCAGCCGATCGACGAAGCCCAGGCCGGAGACATTGTCGCCATCGCCGGCCTGTCCAAAGGCACCGTCGCCGACACGTTCTGCGACCCGCAGGTGAGCGAGCCGCTGCATGCGCAGCCGATCGACCCGCCGACGGTCACCATGTCCTTCCTCGTCAATGACAGCCCGCTTGCCGGCACCGAGGGCGATAAGGTGACCAGCCGCGTCATCCGCGACCGCCTGCTGCGCGAGGCCGAGGGCAATGTCGCGCTGAAGATCGAGGAATCGGCCGAAAAGGACTCCTTCTTCGTGTCCGGCCGCGGCGAATTGCAGCTCGCGGTGCTGATCGAGACGATGCGCCGCGAAGGCTTCGAGCTTGCCGTGTCGCGTCCGCGCGTCGTCATGCAGAAGGGCGAGAACGGCGAATTGCTGGAGCCGGTCGAGGAAGTCGTCATCGACGTCGACGAGGAGCATGCCGGCGTCGTCGTGCAAAAAATGTCGGAGCGCAAGGCCGAGATGGTCGAGCTGCGTCCGTCCGGCGGCAATCGCCAGCGCCTCGTCTTCCATGCGCCGACGCGCGGCCTGATCGGCTACCAGTCGGAACTGTTGACCGACACGCGCGGCACCGCGGTGATGAACCGGCTGTTCTTCGCCTATGAGCCTTACAAGGGCGAGCTGCCCGGCCGCACCAATGGCGTCTTGATCTCCAACGAGCAGGGCGAGTCGGTCGCCTACGCCATGTGGAACCTGGAAGACCGCGGCCCGATGATCATCGATCCGGGCGTCAAGGTCTATCAGGGCATGATCATCGGCATCCATTCGCGCGACAACGACCTCGAAGTGAATGTGCTCAAGGGCAAGAAGCTCACCAACATCCGCGCCGCCGGCAAGGACGAGGCGGTGAAGCTGACGCCGCCGATCCGCATGACGCTGGAGCGGGCTCTCGCCTGGATCCAGGACGACGAGCTGGTCGAGGTGACGCCGAAGACCATCCGGCTGCGCAAGCTCTATCTCGACCCGAACGAGCGCAAGCGTTTCGAGAAGGCCGCCAAGGTGATGGGCGCGGCATAA
- a CDS encoding DUF1062 domain-containing protein, protein MSSTLRVLWTIAPAIAPRPFINCNRCGGFRPYKCSEKFRVNANGKRIDVWLIYRCSGCENSWNFTILERQNRHDIEPALLAALESNDPALARRHAFDAAPLRNRAGRVEESPDVTVRKEPLDGEPGHANALALELRLEGTTPLRLDRLLAGELGLSRSRLQALDDRRRLTMEPDGAKALRKPVRDGLAVRIGLADEADCRAILSAACR, encoded by the coding sequence ATGTCTTCTACCTTGCGTGTCCTCTGGACGATCGCGCCCGCAATCGCGCCACGACCTTTCATCAACTGCAACCGCTGCGGCGGCTTCAGACCATACAAATGCAGCGAGAAATTCCGCGTCAATGCCAATGGCAAGCGCATCGACGTCTGGCTGATCTATCGCTGCAGCGGCTGCGAAAACTCCTGGAATTTCACCATCCTGGAACGACAAAACCGCCACGATATCGAGCCGGCGCTGCTGGCAGCGCTCGAAAGCAACGATCCGGCGCTTGCGCGCCGCCATGCCTTTGATGCCGCCCCGCTGCGCAACCGAGCCGGACGGGTCGAGGAATCTCCCGATGTCACGGTTCGAAAGGAGCCGCTCGACGGAGAGCCGGGACACGCCAACGCCCTCGCGCTCGAGCTTCGGCTGGAGGGGACGACGCCTTTGCGGCTGGACCGCCTGCTTGCCGGCGAGCTCGGCCTTTCGCGGTCAAGACTCCAGGCCCTGGACGACCGAAGGCGACTGACCATGGAACCGGATGGCGCGAAAGCCTTGCGCAAGCCGGTTCGGGACGGCCTGGCGGTGCGCATCGGTCTAGCCGACGAGGCGGATTGCCGCGCCATCCTGTCGGCCGCGTGCCGCTGA